The genomic DNA AGCTAAAATGGCCGATAAGGTGTCTTTAGATTATCAGTTAGAGGATGGCGTTGAACTAGGACTAAAACTGACGCAAACGAATGCACAAACCAAGCAGGTCATCAAAACAACCTTTCTGACTGGCGATCAATTAGAACACAGTCTGGACGTGATTGGAAATGAAGTTCCTTCGTTTTTTCAGGTTCTGCTGTACGGTAGGGGCCAGGGCCACGTTCAAGTCGGTAATTTACACGTCCGGCGGTCGCGTGGTCCCTATGGAGAAATGATGCCAAACGATGTGGTGTTGCAAGATCAAGCCTTACATGGTAATGTCGGCATTTATTTTGATGCTGGGGACTTAAAACCACCCTTGAACGTCTACTTTGCCGGTTATCGGACTAAGGAAGGTTACGAAGGGCGCCGGATGATGGAAAACTTTGGGGCCCCCTTCTTGTTAATTTCGGATTGGCGCCTGGAAGGCGGGGCGTTCTACCTTGGCGATGAGGAGTTTGAAGCCCAAATTGTCTCCATCATCCAGGCAAAACTGCAGGCGCTTGACTTTAAACCGTCCGACTTGATCCTAGCTGGAATGTCGATGGGAACGTTTGGAGCGCTCTACTACGGGGCTCGTTTAAATCCAGCCGGGATTGTGCTCGGGAAACCCCTTGCTGAACTAGGGACGATTGCGCAGAACGGCCGGGTGAAACGACCGAACGACTTTCGCACGAGTGAAGACATGCAACTGTACTTTGAACCAGATTTGTCGGACGCCTCCAGTCATGACCTAGACCAACGCTTTTGGAAAAACTTGGAAAATGGTCACTTGCAAAACACTACGTTGGCGATTGCTTACATGTTTCAGGATGACTATAATCGTGATGCCTATCAGGGGATTCGCCGGCGTTTTGTGCAACTAAATCCGACCGGGAAATTACTGGCGAAAGGCTTTGAAGGCCGCCATAATGACCAGACGCTCCCGATTGTGACGTGGTTTCAACGGCAGTACTGGTACTTGTTGTCCCAGTTTGGGCGCAAGCAGTCTCCAAAAGTGAAGCAGGCAAGTGTGAAGCAGAAAAAGGGTGCATAATATGGAAACCATCTACGGGTTAACCTGGGATTCGTCTGATCCAAATACCGATACATATGGGTCTCAAATTGCTTATAAGCGGACCGGTTTGGTTCTGTACCAAAATGAATTGCAACCGGCAGGCAAGAAAATTCACTGGTGGGAAACCCAAATTCCAGCTGGCGACGCCCAAGGACCACATTATGGGAGTAAGGTGTTACCCCAATTACCCCGTCAGGAAAAGTTTCATCTCGTTTTAGACGGAGTGGTTACGCCAGAAGAATCGGTGGGGCTGATGTTGTTGACGTATGACCAGCACCACCAACTGGTGAATGAGACGATGTCCTTATCGAAGCAGCTAACCTTTGAGTTGACGGATGAAGAAGTTGATTATGAGATTTCACTGGTAAAGTTTAACAACGAGCAACTGGAGTTTCGGGCCGTGTTCATTATTCCGGAGCGAGTTTGGAGGACCTTTACCGTCCAACCGCGGTTCGACATGGCAGCGATTGACCTCGTTCCCAAGCGAACGGATGCGGTGGCTACGACGGGTACGGTGATTGTGCGGAGTTTTAATCGCGTTGTCGATGCGACCCCGCTATCCGAACACTGGACGGTTGAACCGCATCGCATTGTCTGGGTAACAGCCGATTGGAGTGCCACTGATTTAGCACAGAAGTTAACGGCCTTTAAAACTGAGTTTCATTTACGTTCAGTTCAGCTCGTCGGTGGGGACCTTATTTCACAGAAACTGTTAGTGGATGTGGAACGGTCCGATAATTAAAAGAAAGAGGAATTGCTATGAATTTTTTCATTAACCAAGCGATGGGCATGGGCAATTCGGGTGTCGAACACGCTGAATTTTACCGCGCGGCCCGATTTAGACAAGCCAAGTTACCATTTCGCTTTTTATTTTTAAACCTGGTTCCAGAATTACACCAAGCCATGGATCGGTGGGGCCTTAAGGATCACGAAGTGTTAAACCTGTGGGAATACTTAGTGCTTGGCGAGGAGTATTTAAAAACGGGACTGAAAAAACGGATTAAGGCGCACAAAGGGACCATGGTAATTGATGGGACTAATACCAACCGGAAACAAGAACTAATCACGGATTCAGGAATGCGCGTGGTGCAACACTTCTTTAAGGGACCAGATAAGCAACACCCTGATAATCAAATTTTACAGGTTGGCGTTTCGCGGGTTGAACTTTATTCAGTTCAAACCGGGGAACGAAAGGTGATGTATCACATTGAAAATGATGTGCACCGTGGTCCCAATGTGATTAACATTCATTTGTTTAATGAACA from Fructilactobacillus ixorae includes the following:
- the asp2 gene encoding accessory Sec system protein Asp2, whose product is MAKPKFVTAVIHIGNDDYTAAARYLTADYHYYHSDSAGLDQTPFPNQPLLKANGKLNSKYRNAVFILDAGFPWLDDLAVLSQLPANQILLTEQLELSPAASSILELKGAFVTERQTPEELMKEIQHFFYFDPDGYRFDPRAWHFNWEVINSIQLRGNVYHDLELNPTDTWQLITAPQDSFFLPAKMADKVSLDYQLEDGVELGLKLTQTNAQTKQVIKTTFLTGDQLEHSLDVIGNEVPSFFQVLLYGRGQGHVQVGNLHVRRSRGPYGEMMPNDVVLQDQALHGNVGIYFDAGDLKPPLNVYFAGYRTKEGYEGRRMMENFGAPFLLISDWRLEGGAFYLGDEEFEAQIVSIIQAKLQALDFKPSDLILAGMSMGTFGALYYGARLNPAGIVLGKPLAELGTIAQNGRVKRPNDFRTSEDMQLYFEPDLSDASSHDLDQRFWKNLENGHLQNTTLAIAYMFQDDYNRDAYQGIRRRFVQLNPTGKLLAKGFEGRHNDQTLPIVTWFQRQYWYLLSQFGRKQSPKVKQASVKQKKGA
- a CDS encoding accessory Sec system protein Asp3, with the protein product METIYGLTWDSSDPNTDTYGSQIAYKRTGLVLYQNELQPAGKKIHWWETQIPAGDAQGPHYGSKVLPQLPRQEKFHLVLDGVVTPEESVGLMLLTYDQHHQLVNETMSLSKQLTFELTDEEVDYEISLVKFNNEQLEFRAVFIIPERVWRTFTVQPRFDMAAIDLVPKRTDAVATTGTVIVRSFNRVVDATPLSEHWTVEPHRIVWVTADWSATDLAQKLTAFKTEFHLRSVQLVGGDLISQKLLVDVERSDN